A part of Rhinatrema bivittatum chromosome 16, aRhiBiv1.1, whole genome shotgun sequence genomic DNA contains:
- the LOC115078305 gene encoding uncharacterized protein LOC115078305 — protein sequence MRCGDIIQGFTRCGDIIQGFTRCGDIIQGFTGCGDIIQGFTRCDIIQCGDIIQGFTGCGDIIQGFTGCGDIIQGFTRCGDIIQGFTRCDIIQCGDIIQGFTGCGDIIQGFTRCGDIIQGFTRCDIIQCGDIIQGFTGCGDIIQGFTGCGDIIQGFTGCGDIIQGFTGCGDIIQCGDIIQGFTGCGDIIQGFTRCGDIIQCGDIIQGFTGCGDIIQGFTGCGDIIQGFTRCGDIIQCGDIIQGFTGCGDIIQGFTGCGDIIQGFTGCGDIIQGFTGCGDIIQGFTGCGDIIQGFTRCGDIIQCGDIIQGFTGCGDIIQGFTGCGDIIQGFTGCGDIIQCGDIIQGFTGCGDIIQCCL from the exons ATGAGGTGTGGTGATATAATACAGGGATTTACAAGGTGTGGTGATATAATACAGGGATTTACGAGGTGTGGTGATATAATACAGGGATTCACGGGGTGTGGTGATATAATACAGGGATTCACGAGGTGTGATATAATACAGTGTGGTGATATAATACAGGGATTCACGGGGTGTGGTGATATAATACAGGGATTCACGGGGTGTGGTGATATAATACAGGGATTCACGAGGTGTGGTGATATAATACAGGGATTCACGAGGTGTGATATAATACAGTGTGGTGATATAATACAGGGATTCACGGGGTGTGGTGATATAATACAGGGATTCACGAG GTGTGGTGATATAATACAGGGATTCACGAGGTGTGATATAATACAGTGTGGTGATATAATACAGGGATTCACGGGGTGTGGTGATATAATACAGGGATTCACGGGGTGTGGTGATATAATACAGGGATTTACGGGGTGTGGTGATATAATACAGGGATTCACGGGGTGTGGTGATATAATACAGTGTGGTGATATAATACAGGGATTCACGGGATGTGGTGATATAATACAGGGATTCACGAGGTGTGGTGATATAATACAGTGTGGTGATATAATACAGGGATTCACGGGGTGTGGTGATATAATACAGGGATTTACGGGGTGTGGTGATATAATACAGGGATTCACGAGGTGTGGTGATATAATACAGTGTGGTGATATAATACAGGGATTTACGGGGTGTGGTGATATAATACAGGGATTCACGGGGTGTGGTGATATAATACAGGGATTCACGGGGTGTGGTGATATAATACAGGGATTCACGGGGTGTGGTGATATAATACAGGGATTTACGGGGTGTGGTGATATAATACAGGGATTCACGAGGTGTGGTGATATAATACAGTGTGGTGATATAATACAGGGATTTACGGGGTGTGGTGATATAATACAGGGATTCACGGGGTGTGGTGATATAATACAGGGATTTACGGGGTGTGGTGATATAATACAGTGTGGTGATATAATACAGGGATTTACGGGGTGTGGTGATATAATACAGTGCTGCCTGTAG